The Iamia sp. SCSIO 61187 genomic sequence GCGTGGCTGGAGGAGGAGGCGTGATCCCCGTCGCCGTCACGGCCGAGGAGGTGGGGGCCCGCATCGCCCGGGTCCGCACCCGGATCGAGCGGGCGGGCGGCGACCCGGCCGCGGTCACCGTCGTCGGGGTGACGAAGGGCTTCGACGCCACCGCCGTCCACGCCGCGGTGGCCGCCGGGCTGGTGGACCTGGGGGAGAGCTACGCCCAGGAGATGGTCACCAAGGTCGACGCCGAGGAGGCGGTGCGCTGGCACTGGGTCGGCCGCCTGCAGCGGAACAAGGTCCGCCAGGTCGCCGCCCACGTCGCCCTGTGGCACAGCGTCGACCGGGCCGCCCTGGGGGCGGAGATCGCCCGGCGCGCCCCCGGCGCTGCCGTCCTGGCCCAGGTGAACACCTCGGGCGAGGGGACCAAGGGCGGGTGCCCGCCGGGGGAGACCGCAGCCCTGGTGGCCGACCTCCGGGCCGAGGGGCTCGACGTGCGCGGGCTGATGACGGTGGCGCTCCGTGGTCCCGAGGGGGCGACGGCGTGCTTCCGGACCCTCCGCGGGCTGGCCGACGACCTCGGCCTCTCCGAGAGGTCGATGGGCATGTCCGACGACCTCGAGGCCGCGGTGGCCGAGGGCGCGACGATGATCCGCGTCGGCACCGCCCTGTTCGGGCCGCGGGCGCAGGGCGCGGGCCCCGCCGCGATCGACGGTTAGGCTCCGATCCCAGGAGGTCAGATGGCGACCATGTGGCGCAAAGCGATGCTGTACCTCGGGCTCGGACCCGACGAGGAGTACGACGACTACGACCCCGGCTACGACGACCCGGCCCCGGCCTCGGGCACGGTGCGCCAGTCGCCGGCGTCGTCGCCCATGCTCCACGAGCCCGAGCCCCACCCGCAGCAGTCCGCGGTGGGCGCGGTGCGACCCATGGCCCCGGCCCGGCCCGAGTCGGGCCCGTCGGACTTCGCCACCCAGGTCGGTGGCGGGATGGGCGGCGGCATGGGTGGGGGCATCGGTGCGGTGACGCCCAGCTCCGGCCTGGGGGGCGCCCGCCCCCGGCCCAAGGTCGTCCGCCCCATGCCCGTGGCCTCGACGGCCCGGCCCCGGGTGGTCGTGCCGACCTCGTTCAACCAGGCCCAGACCCTCGCCGACACCTTCAAGGGCGGTCAGCCGGTCGTGATGAACCTGCGCCAGGCCGACCGCGAGGTCTCCCGCCGCCTCATCGACTTCTCCAGCGGCCTCTGCTACGGGCTCGGCGGACGCATGGAGAAGCTCGACGGCCAGGTGTACCTCGTCAGCCCGACGAGCGTCGAGGTCACCGAGGACGAGCGCCAGCGCCTGCGCGACCGTTCCTACGAGGACTGACCCCGCCCCGTGGGCGCCCTCACCTCGATCCTCTGC encodes the following:
- a CDS encoding YggS family pyridoxal phosphate-dependent enzyme produces the protein MIPVAVTAEEVGARIARVRTRIERAGGDPAAVTVVGVTKGFDATAVHAAVAAGLVDLGESYAQEMVTKVDAEEAVRWHWVGRLQRNKVRQVAAHVALWHSVDRAALGAEIARRAPGAAVLAQVNTSGEGTKGGCPPGETAALVADLRAEGLDVRGLMTVALRGPEGATACFRTLRGLADDLGLSERSMGMSDDLEAAVAEGATMIRVGTALFGPRAQGAGPAAIDG
- a CDS encoding cell division protein SepF, giving the protein MATMWRKAMLYLGLGPDEEYDDYDPGYDDPAPASGTVRQSPASSPMLHEPEPHPQQSAVGAVRPMAPARPESGPSDFATQVGGGMGGGMGGGIGAVTPSSGLGGARPRPKVVRPMPVASTARPRVVVPTSFNQAQTLADTFKGGQPVVMNLRQADREVSRRLIDFSSGLCYGLGGRMEKLDGQVYLVSPTSVEVTEDERQRLRDRSYED